The following are encoded in a window of Kitasatospora sp. NBC_01250 genomic DNA:
- a CDS encoding ABC transporter substrate-binding protein, with protein sequence MRRIQAGITLAALAALTAATLTGCGVGSSSDSGAAKQTVAADAPIKGEITFQTWSLKNDKFTPYFNGLIKDFESQHPGTTITWVDQPGDGYADKVTSQVTSNSLPDVINLPPDIAHSVAKVGALLDLSKNVPTLSQDYVHSGLAAYTYSDIGPDGFGLPWYLGTDVSYWNKGMLQRDGLDPNNLPKTFDELVAQAKIMHDKSGGKDYLMSRPPGLSDIVNSGTPLMSPDGKKFTFNTDGAAAMLDKYTAAYAAGYLPSNVLTSTYEGNSALFNKQQVGWTVAGGNFITSVGQSNPSLAPQIVPSPALDTAPLYVQGLSVSAKSKNLPLALAFGKFVTDNENQVAFVKLAPGYLPGSAASANDPAYSKSDGTPQGDASVIAYQDMQKAVNFTPPQWTDAMDTYLNQQVALAMTGKESAKQALDNAANRANQLLGQ encoded by the coding sequence ATGCGAAGAATCCAGGCCGGCATCACCCTCGCAGCCCTCGCGGCCCTCACCGCAGCCACCCTCACGGGCTGCGGCGTCGGCAGCAGCAGCGACTCGGGCGCCGCCAAGCAGACCGTCGCGGCGGACGCCCCGATCAAGGGCGAGATCACCTTCCAGACCTGGTCGCTGAAGAACGACAAGTTCACTCCCTACTTCAACGGCCTGATCAAGGACTTCGAGAGCCAGCACCCGGGCACCACGATCACCTGGGTCGACCAGCCCGGTGACGGCTACGCCGACAAGGTGACCAGCCAGGTGACCAGCAACAGCCTGCCAGACGTGATCAACCTTCCGCCGGACATCGCGCACTCGGTCGCCAAGGTGGGCGCACTGCTCGACCTCAGCAAGAACGTGCCGACCCTGTCGCAGGACTACGTGCACAGCGGCCTGGCCGCCTACACCTACTCCGACATCGGCCCCGACGGCTTCGGCCTGCCCTGGTACCTGGGCACCGACGTCAGCTACTGGAACAAGGGGATGCTCCAGCGCGACGGCCTGGACCCGAACAACCTGCCGAAGACCTTCGACGAGCTGGTCGCCCAGGCCAAGATCATGCACGACAAGTCGGGTGGCAAGGACTACCTGATGAGCCGCCCGCCCGGCCTGTCGGACATCGTGAACTCCGGCACCCCGCTGATGAGCCCGGACGGCAAGAAGTTCACCTTCAACACCGACGGCGCAGCCGCCATGCTGGACAAGTACACCGCCGCCTACGCGGCCGGCTACCTGCCCTCCAACGTGCTCACCAGCACCTACGAGGGCAACTCCGCGCTGTTCAACAAGCAGCAGGTGGGCTGGACGGTGGCCGGCGGCAACTTCATCACCAGCGTCGGACAGAGCAACCCGAGCCTGGCCCCGCAGATCGTCCCCTCCCCCGCGCTGGACACCGCCCCGCTCTACGTCCAGGGCCTGTCGGTCTCCGCCAAGAGCAAGAACCTGCCGCTCGCGCTGGCCTTCGGCAAGTTCGTCACCGACAACGAGAACCAGGTCGCCTTCGTCAAGCTGGCCCCCGGCTACCTGCCCGGCAGCGCCGCCTCGGCCAACGACCCGGCCTACAGCAAGAGCGACGGCACCCCGCAGGGCGACGCCTCGGTGATCGCCTACCAGGACATGCAGAAGGCGGTGAACTTCACCCCGCCGCAGTGGACCGACGCCATGGACACCTACCTCAACCAGCAGGTCGCCCTGGCGATGACCGGGAAGGAGTCGGCCAAGCAGGCCCTGGACAACGCCGCCAACCGGGCGAACCAGCTGCTCGGTCAGTGA
- a CDS encoding LacI family DNA-binding transcriptional regulator, producing the protein MGRPTIADIARQAGVSKGAVSFALNGRPGVSEETRTRILRVAEEMKWRPHSAARALGGARAGAVGLVLARPARTLGLEPFFAQLLSGLQAGLSVHSTALQLLVVEDTAAEIEVYRRWASEHRVDGFVLVDLQVRDPRIEVLEELGMPTVVLGGPGKHGRLPSVWADDREAMLSIVEYLAALGHRRIAHLAGLPAFQHTQRRIRALRDAAKRLGLTEALSLPTDFSDAEGAAATRTLLARRERPTAIIYDSDVMAVAGLGVATEMGVAVPAELSVVSFDDSVLARIVHPPLTALSRDTFTLGEQVARTLLAVIDDPESAADLKTPTPRLTVRESTAMPRR; encoded by the coding sequence ATGGGCAGACCGACGATCGCCGACATCGCCCGACAGGCGGGGGTGTCCAAGGGCGCGGTGTCGTTCGCTCTCAACGGACGCCCAGGGGTGAGCGAGGAGACCCGCACCCGGATCCTGCGCGTCGCGGAGGAGATGAAGTGGCGCCCGCACAGCGCGGCCAGGGCGCTCGGCGGGGCGCGCGCCGGCGCGGTCGGCCTGGTGCTGGCGCGCCCGGCGCGCACGCTGGGGCTCGAACCGTTTTTCGCCCAGCTGCTCTCCGGCCTGCAGGCCGGACTCTCGGTGCACTCCACCGCGCTGCAGCTGCTGGTGGTCGAGGACACCGCCGCCGAGATCGAGGTGTACCGGCGCTGGGCGTCCGAGCACCGGGTGGACGGCTTCGTCCTGGTCGACCTGCAGGTGCGCGACCCGCGGATCGAGGTGCTGGAGGAGCTCGGCATGCCCACCGTGGTGCTGGGCGGCCCCGGCAAGCACGGGAGGCTGCCCAGCGTCTGGGCCGACGACCGGGAGGCGATGCTCTCGATCGTGGAGTACCTGGCCGCGCTCGGGCACCGCAGGATCGCCCACCTGGCCGGCCTGCCCGCCTTCCAGCACACCCAGCGCCGGATCCGCGCGCTGCGCGACGCGGCCAAGCGGCTGGGCCTGACCGAGGCGCTCTCGCTGCCCACCGACTTCAGCGACGCCGAGGGGGCCGCCGCCACCCGGACCCTGCTGGCCCGCCGGGAGCGGCCGACGGCGATCATCTACGACAGCGACGTGATGGCGGTGGCGGGGCTCGGGGTGGCCACCGAGATGGGTGTGGCGGTGCCCGCCGAGCTCTCCGTCGTCTCCTTCGACGACTCGGTGCTGGCCAGGATCGTGCACCCGCCGCTGACGGCGCTCTCCCGGGACACCTTCACGCTCGGCGAGCAGGTGGCCAGGACGCTGCTCGCGGTGATCGACGACCCGGAGTCGGCGGCCGACCTCAAGACGCCCACCCCGCGGCTGACGGTGCGCGAGAGCACGGCGATGCCGCGGCGCTGA
- a CDS encoding glycosyl hydrolase family 18 protein — protein sequence MSGRLARACTALLAVGALALTAGQASAHAPADSGTQHNATALHHRGTPAHHVVAYYQTQYSNGSYVSPLPLKNTATDIDVAAFHLNAGKSITLNDDPPSSSKYTRMWQDLATLQQSGAHVEAMLGGAAQGSYADLHNDFNTYYPQLRDTLRTYHFDGVDLDMEETFSLADTEHLINQLRTDFGSGFIINLAPVASDLSGGSNFSGGFSYSQLDQDMGSKISWYNAQFYCGWGDLGDTSAYDAVIQNGFDPSRVVAGTVTNSANCSGYIDPGQLAGTLGSLVGEYANFGGVAGWEYFNAVPVNGTGPASWYAAAKRAMG from the coding sequence ATGTCGGGTCGCCTCGCTCGTGCCTGCACGGCCCTGCTCGCGGTCGGCGCCCTCGCGCTCACCGCAGGCCAGGCCAGTGCCCACGCGCCCGCCGACAGCGGTACCCAGCACAACGCCACCGCGCTGCACCACCGCGGCACCCCCGCCCACCACGTCGTCGCCTACTACCAGACCCAGTACAGCAACGGGAGTTACGTCTCGCCGCTGCCGCTGAAGAACACCGCCACCGACATCGACGTGGCCGCCTTCCACCTCAACGCGGGCAAGAGCATCACGCTCAACGACGACCCGCCGTCCTCGTCGAAGTACACCCGGATGTGGCAGGACCTCGCCACCCTGCAGCAGTCCGGCGCGCACGTGGAGGCGATGCTCGGCGGCGCCGCCCAGGGCAGCTACGCCGACCTGCACAACGACTTCAACACCTACTACCCGCAGCTGCGCGACACGCTGCGCACCTACCACTTCGACGGGGTCGACCTCGACATGGAGGAGACCTTCTCGCTGGCCGACACCGAGCACCTGATCAACCAGCTGCGGACCGACTTCGGCAGCGGCTTCATCATCAACCTCGCGCCGGTGGCCAGCGACCTGTCCGGCGGCTCGAACTTCTCCGGCGGCTTCAGCTACAGCCAGCTCGACCAGGACATGGGCAGCAAGATCTCCTGGTACAACGCCCAGTTCTACTGCGGCTGGGGCGACCTGGGCGACACCTCCGCCTACGACGCCGTGATCCAGAACGGCTTCGACCCCTCCCGGGTGGTCGCCGGCACGGTGACCAACTCCGCCAACTGCTCGGGCTACATAGACCCGGGCCAGCTGGCCGGCACGCTGGGCTCGCTGGTCGGTGAGTACGCCAACTTCGGTGGCGTGGCGGGCTGGGAGTACTTCAACGCCGTTCCGGTCAACGGCACCGGCCCGGCCTCCTGGTACGCCGCGGCCAAGCGCGCGATGGGCTGA